Within the Arthrobacter sp. UKPF54-2 genome, the region GGCGTTGCCGCCGGTTCGTGCCACGGCGATGGTGCCGGCCGGGTACTTGTTGTCTGCCGGGGTGTTCTCCAGCGGACCCCAGGTGAACGCGGGATCACTGTTGCCATCCCCGGACTTGGAGCCGCACTGCAGCACGCCGAAGGATTCCGCGGTGGTGAGCCGATGGCAGTTGACGCCGTTGTAGAAGTTCTGGTCCGCGAGGGACTTGAACACGGCGGCCGCCTGCGGGGCCTTGGTGCCGTCAAGTTCCACACCGACCGTGCCGCGGTTGAGGGCAAGCTCACCAGTGAAGTTCTTTCCCGCCGCGGTCTCGGGCTTGGGGATGTTTTGGCCGTTGCTGGCGCTGGCGGACGGCGTGGCCGAGGCTGACGGGCTCTTCAGCCCGGCCTCGGCGGCCTTGAATTCGTCCTCGGTCGGGTTGCCGGCGAAGACCGTCAACTGCAGCACAATGGCCAGGGCAAGGACGGCGGCGCCGCCGGCCGTAGCGAGGATGTTGTCGCGCTTGCGGCGCTTGTCCTGCTCGCGCCGCAGCTCACGCTTTGCCTCCATCTGCTGGACGCGCCGCTTGGCTTCGCGGGCGCTCCGTGAACTGGCCGCCAAAGGTCCTCCTGGTTGTTAGGGCCGCATCCCGGACCGCACGCCGTCGGCGCCGTCGGGGATGCAGCAAGCAAGCTGCGGCAGCGCCGCCCGCCGCGTGCGCATTAGAGATGCGCGCGGCAAAACGCATAAACTGACTGCCGCACACAGTTTATGCACGACTGGCCGGTCTGCGCGCGACGCCGCGGCCGTTGTATCCGCCGTCGTAATCAGAGGAGAAAATTCCACCATGGCACGCACCGCCTCCCTGTCCGGATTCCCCGAGTGGCTTCCCGAGGAGCGGCTGGTGGAGCTGCATGTGCTGGACACCCTGCGGCGGACCTTTGAACTGCACGGCTTCTCCTCGATTGAGACCCGCGCGGTGGAGACCGTCGGGCAGCTGTTGCGCAAGGGCGAAATCGACAAAGAGGTCTACGGGCTGAGCCGGCTGCAGGACGACGAGGGAGCAGACGCGCCATCGCACAAGGCAGACCCGCACGCCCTGGCCCTGCACTTCGACCTCACCGTGCCGTTCGCCCGCTACGTCGTGGAAAACGCCGGCTACCTGGCCTTCCCGTTCCGCCGCTACCAGATCCAGAAAGTCTGGCGCGGCGAGCGTCCGCAGGAAGGCCGCGCCCGCGAGTTCACCCAGGCGGACATCGACATCGTCGGCGACGGCGAACTGCCGTTCCGCTATGACGTCGAGATCGCGCTGGTGATCGCCGAGGCCCTGAGCGCCCTGCCCATCCCGGACTTCCTGCTGCGGGTCAACAACCGCAAACTGGCCGAGGGCTTCTACACCGGGATCGGGCTGGCCGACACCGCCGGAGTACTCCGCAGCATCGACAAACTCGAAAAGATTGGCCCCGCCAAAGTGGCCGAGCTGCTCAAGACCGAACTCGGGGCCACCGAGGAGCAGGCGCAGGCCGCGCTCAAGCTCGCCGCGATCCGCACCGGGGACACCTCGTTCGTTCAGCAGGTCCGGGCCCTCGGCGTGGACAACGAGCTGCTGGAGGAAGGCCTGAACGAGCTGGAGCAGGTCATTGCCGCGGCCGTCCAGCGCGCCCCCCGCAAGGTGGTTGCTGACCTCAGCATCGCCCGCGGCCTGGACTACTACACCGGCACCGTGGTGGAGACGGTCCTGGTGGGCCACGAACAGCTCGGCTCGATCTGCTCTGGCGGCCGCTACGACGCCCTCGCCAGCAAGGGCAACCGCAAGTTCCCCGGCGTGGGGCTCTCCATCGGCGTGACCCGGCTGGTCTCCCGGATCCTCAGCCAGGACCTCGCCAAGGCAACACGGTCCGTGCCGACCGCCGTGCTGGTGGCTCTCAACAGCGATGACTCCTGGGGCGCGGCGCAGGATGTCGCGGCGCAGCTGCGCGCCCGAGGGATCGCCACCGAGGTGGCGGCCAAGGCCGAGAAGTTCGGCAAGCAGATCAAGTTCGCGGACCGCCGCGGCATCCCGTTTGTCTGGTTCACCGACGACGACGGCAAGCACCAGGTCAAGGACATCCGCACCGGGGAGCAGCTCGACGCCGATCCGGCCACCTGGGCGCCGGCCGCGGAGGACCTGCACGCCCGGGTCCTGAAGGCCTAGGCCGCTCTCCTATTCCGCCGCAGCCTTCCTGCGCCGCCGCAGCACCAGGAAGCGGCCGGCGGCCCCTGCCGCGAGGACGGCGGCCATGCCGAGCGCCGAGCCGGGCGGCAGGGTCACGGCCAGCAGCAGGCAGCCGAGGAAACCGAGGACGTTGAGCCAGCGCGGGGCGTGCCACGGGCGCGCTCTCAGGGTGAAGGCGGCGGCGTTCGTCACCGCGTAGTAGACCAGCACGCCGAAACTGGAGAAGCCGACCACAGTCAGGACATTGGTGCTCAGCAGCAGCACGATCACGGCGGCCGCGACGGTCAGCTCGGCCGCATACGGAACCGTGTGTGCCCCGCCCACCCGGGCCAGCGGGGCGGGCAGGTCCCGCTCCCGGGCCATC harbors:
- a CDS encoding peptidylprolyl isomerase, translating into MAASSRSAREAKRRVQQMEAKRELRREQDKRRKRDNILATAGGAAVLALAIVLQLTVFAGNPTEDEFKAAEAGLKSPSASATPSASASNGQNIPKPETAAGKNFTGELALNRGTVGVELDGTKAPQAAAVFKSLADQNFYNGVNCHRLTTAESFGVLQCGSKSGDGNSDPAFTWGPLENTPADNKYPAGTIAVARTGGNAYGNGTQFFIVYKDTVIPADAAGGYTVVGKVTSGLDVVASIAAAGVKPGASATDGAPVEPVTIDSFSLK
- the hisS gene encoding histidine--tRNA ligase; its protein translation is MARTASLSGFPEWLPEERLVELHVLDTLRRTFELHGFSSIETRAVETVGQLLRKGEIDKEVYGLSRLQDDEGADAPSHKADPHALALHFDLTVPFARYVVENAGYLAFPFRRYQIQKVWRGERPQEGRAREFTQADIDIVGDGELPFRYDVEIALVIAEALSALPIPDFLLRVNNRKLAEGFYTGIGLADTAGVLRSIDKLEKIGPAKVAELLKTELGATEEQAQAALKLAAIRTGDTSFVQQVRALGVDNELLEEGLNELEQVIAAAVQRAPRKVVADLSIARGLDYYTGTVVETVLVGHEQLGSICSGGRYDALASKGNRKFPGVGLSIGVTRLVSRILSQDLAKATRSVPTAVLVALNSDDSWGAAQDVAAQLRARGIATEVAAKAEKFGKQIKFADRRGIPFVWFTDDDGKHQVKDIRTGEQLDADPATWAPAAEDLHARVLKA